A DNA window from Engystomops pustulosus chromosome 6, aEngPut4.maternal, whole genome shotgun sequence contains the following coding sequences:
- the LOC140064436 gene encoding sperm acrosome-associated protein 5-like isoform X2 yields the protein MAGLRLFVISLIVLGIECAIGCNDTIYDRCKLIKDLNDVGVVGIKNYTVADYLCVIHHASGYDTSLHSSESEYGIFQIASLYWCDDGKTVGRMNLCGVKCSGVAAAPRSTGVHRSSPSISWCR from the exons ATGGCTGGGCTCCGGCTCTTTGTCATCTCCCTGATTGTCTTAGGCATTGAATGTGCCATTGGTTGTAATGACACAATTTATGACAGATGTAAACTGATCAAGGACCTGAATGATGTAGGAGTCGTTGGTATAAAGAACTACACGGTCGCTGACT ATCTATGTGTAATTCACCACGCAAGTGGCTATGACACATCACTTCATTCAAGTGAATCGGAATATGGCATCTTCCAGATAGCCTCCCTCTACTGGTGTGATGATGGAAAAACAGTGGGACGCATGAATCTGTGTGGCGTTAAATGCTCAG gtgtcgctgctgcgccgaggtccactggagttcaccggagttcaccttctatttcttggtgcaggtaa